From a region of the Methanolobus tindarius DSM 2278 genome:
- the pncB gene encoding nicotinate phosphoribosyltransferase gives MICSVLDNDLYKLTMQMAVLELFPQATAEYRFTNRGGQRFTPEFVEELKRLIKEEIPLFRLTDNEYTWLKAECPFFKPSYVEYLRNYRFDPSEVSVSLTEDNNLDLVVKGPWHSSILWEIVLMSTISELYFDMVESEWKNTDPDTGRTYDEQLQDYAKLMENIGRELEENKCSFSEFGTRRRRSFKIHDIAVGVLHQCRAFSGTSNVFLAKKYGVRPIGTIGHEWIMGTSALMGMRNANLFALENWVNVYKGNLGIALSDTFGSEPFFRNFNLKLSKLYDGVRHDSGDPLVFADRVIEHYRKMGIDPLTKIVVFSDSLSASVAIEIKKKCEGRINCSFGIGTSLTNNYDFFRSSPPLNMVIKLHSINDIPVVKLSDDEGKETGDKDALRVANYIFGRKGLDD, from the coding sequence TTGATTTGCTCAGTACTGGATAATGACCTATACAAATTGACCATGCAGATGGCAGTCCTTGAGCTGTTCCCGCAGGCAACCGCAGAATACAGATTCACCAACCGGGGAGGACAACGCTTCACACCGGAATTTGTGGAAGAGCTTAAAAGACTTATCAAGGAAGAGATTCCTTTATTCCGCCTGACAGATAATGAATATACTTGGCTGAAAGCAGAATGTCCTTTCTTTAAACCCAGTTATGTTGAATATCTCAGAAACTACCGTTTTGATCCTTCTGAAGTTTCTGTGTCCCTGACTGAAGACAATAATCTTGACCTTGTGGTAAAAGGGCCCTGGCACAGCAGCATTCTCTGGGAAATTGTTCTTATGTCAACAATTTCCGAACTTTACTTTGATATGGTTGAAAGCGAATGGAAAAACACAGATCCTGATACAGGCAGGACTTATGACGAACAATTACAGGATTACGCCAAACTCATGGAGAATATCGGCAGGGAGCTTGAGGAGAACAAATGTAGTTTTTCAGAGTTTGGAACACGCAGGAGACGCAGCTTCAAAATACATGATATAGCTGTTGGGGTATTGCATCAATGCAGGGCATTCTCAGGAACAAGTAACGTTTTTCTTGCGAAGAAATATGGTGTCAGACCTATCGGTACAATAGGCCATGAATGGATAATGGGTACTTCAGCCCTTATGGGAATGCGAAATGCCAATCTTTTTGCACTGGAGAACTGGGTAAATGTTTACAAGGGAAATCTTGGTATTGCTCTTTCGGACACTTTTGGTTCGGAACCTTTTTTCAGGAATTTCAACCTGAAATTGTCCAAACTTTACGATGGTGTAAGACATGATAGTGGTGACCCGCTTGTCTTTGCAGACAGGGTGATTGAACACTACAGAAAAATGGGAATTGATCCTCTGACAAAAATTGTGGTCTTCAGTGATTCACTTTCGGCTTCAGTTGCCATTGAGATTAAGAAGAAATGCGAGGGACGCATAAACTGCAGTTTCGGAATAGGTACAAGTCTTACAAACAACTATGATTTTTTCCGTTCAAGTCCTCCTCTGAATATGGTCATCAAATTACACAGTATCAATGATATACCGGTTGTAAAACTGAGCGATGATGAAGGCAAAGAGACAGGAGATAAAGACGCACTGCGCGTTGCTAATTACATATTTGGCCGCAAAGGACTTGATGACTAG
- a CDS encoding winged helix-turn-helix domain-containing protein, translated as MYQAENGRIFLSSNASSDDKAAANIAENVYLEEFRSLRSEIKSLKKDVNRALEISGHRYSDALFMEMKGGLSRPVIQYMMADANENLSIGLDSSCKNGESCKSAFSGLLQEMALLLLEDRVNEVSLAEFRERFENLKEMAVFENCDNCLEITTRIFEKQVDLIRSFSISPVEEQSSVVSMDIENISDEIVSQICEPLANRQRLCILRLLNSSARSFSDISKSTGLRGGNLLFHIQKLLDTGMIVQRSERGDYMITRKGHMTLKGMAELFEKLSKI; from the coding sequence ATGTACCAGGCTGAAAACGGAAGGATATTTTTGAGTAGTAATGCAAGCAGTGATGATAAAGCCGCGGCTAATATTGCGGAAAACGTCTATCTGGAAGAGTTCAGAAGTCTTAGATCAGAGATAAAATCCCTGAAAAAAGATGTCAACAGGGCACTTGAAATATCAGGTCACAGATATTCGGATGCTCTTTTCATGGAAATGAAAGGCGGACTTTCCAGGCCGGTCATCCAGTACATGATGGCTGATGCGAACGAAAATCTTTCAATCGGACTTGATTCCAGCTGTAAGAATGGGGAATCATGTAAATCTGCTTTTTCAGGTCTTCTTCAGGAAATGGCCTTGCTTTTGCTTGAGGATAGGGTAAATGAGGTCTCTCTGGCAGAGTTCAGAGAAAGATTTGAAAACCTTAAAGAAATGGCAGTTTTTGAGAACTGTGACAACTGTCTGGAAATTACAACACGGATATTTGAAAAACAGGTGGACCTCATAAGATCCTTTAGCATATCTCCGGTTGAGGAACAATCTTCTGTGGTTTCCATGGACATTGAAAATATCTCTGATGAGATAGTAAGCCAGATCTGTGAACCGCTTGCCAACAGGCAAAGACTCTGCATTCTTCGACTGCTGAACTCATCTGCCCGGAGCTTTTCCGATATATCAAAATCCACAGGCCTCAGAGGCGGAAACCTCCTGTTCCACATACAGAAACTTCTTGATACTGGGATGATAGTCCAGCGAAGTGAACGCGGAGATTATATGATCACAAGAAAAGGTCATATGACCTTAAAAGGAATGGCTGAGCTTTTTGAGAAGCTCAGCAAAATATGA
- a CDS encoding ATP-binding cassette domain-containing protein gives MRTTLLNMTIDEIMEMMPWIEDYFSSYEINPAEIGNLKLEELGLTPGEDYFTEKGTSYHDFVDGFFMFIEQVKALQQDSGFSINSLTVLPGRNKNGENEAFSVELKKGKVTAIVGPTGSGKSRLLADIESLAQKDTPTGRSILVDGRSPTDEERFSTEGRFIAQLSQNMNFVMDLSVEDFLTLHAESRMVDEIHHIVRKIYDTANVLAGESFSRETPVTQLSGGQSRALMIADTALLSPASVVLIDEIENAGVDKVKSLELLVSNNKIVLISTHDPLLALSADQRIVIKNGGISKLLKTTDDEKKHLKSLEKIDMKITLMREQLRTGEEIDLSDLLV, from the coding sequence ATGCGGACTACTCTTCTTAACATGACAATAGATGAGATCATGGAAATGATGCCCTGGATAGAGGATTATTTCTCTTCATATGAAATCAACCCTGCTGAGATTGGAAACCTTAAACTGGAAGAGTTGGGTTTAACACCTGGCGAGGATTATTTTACAGAAAAGGGAACAAGCTATCATGATTTTGTTGACGGTTTCTTCATGTTTATCGAGCAGGTCAAAGCTCTCCAGCAAGATAGCGGATTTTCCATCAATTCACTGACTGTACTACCGGGAAGAAATAAAAATGGTGAAAATGAGGCTTTTTCAGTTGAGTTGAAAAAAGGAAAAGTGACAGCGATTGTCGGCCCTACGGGTTCAGGCAAATCCCGTTTGCTTGCTGATATTGAATCCCTTGCACAGAAAGACACACCCACTGGACGAAGCATACTGGTGGACGGACGCTCTCCAACAGATGAAGAACGTTTCTCAACTGAAGGCCGCTTTATAGCTCAACTCTCCCAGAACATGAACTTTGTTATGGATCTAAGTGTTGAGGATTTCCTTACACTACACGCTGAAAGCCGTATGGTTGATGAGATTCACCACATTGTCCGGAAGATATACGATACTGCAAACGTCCTTGCAGGTGAGAGTTTCAGCCGTGAAACGCCGGTTACACAACTATCAGGAGGACAATCCAGAGCATTAATGATAGCAGACACGGCACTTCTGAGTCCTGCATCAGTTGTCCTGATAGACGAAATAGAAAATGCCGGAGTTGATAAGGTAAAATCCCTTGAACTTCTGGTAAGCAATAACAAAATAGTCCTTATCAGCACTCACGACCCACTTCTGGCCCTGTCGGCAGACCAGCGTATTGTTATTAAGAACGGGGGCATCTCTAAACTCCTGAAGACCACAGATGATGAGAAAAAGCATCTGAAAAGCCTTGAGAAGATCGATATGAAGATCACACTTATGAGAGAGCAGTTGAGGACCGGGGAAGAGATTGACTTGAGTGATCTGTTGGTTTAG
- a CDS encoding ABC transporter substrate-binding protein, producing MEKINETMSVYQILSEYPFLLKIFKQHGLGKFETKNVLEQLGPLLKLKTALSMVSVNKDSFIELLNQAVADNEAKGDFTLADAPQRQKELTMLALLPCGMKMPFNRALNEFSAEYSKQTGNVLHSLVEGNVNHELSYYAYMDSVTSVEELPDIIISSDINSFYHKPFQENFLSHECFTDLGPSPMNLDFEAIDFADPRGQFTMVSGNLLVLVTIDELMGDNPKPESWEDILKEEFRNKVAMRGQNGFFCNGVLLPFYQMYGTEGIKKLASSIYLGLHPSQMVKMVDSKKNDVPPMYIMPHFFAMKIKDKSRVSITVPKEGAIVSPVQMLVKKEATERVKEITDFLCGKKFGEISARAFFPTTNPEVKNKMDDVGSLYWLGWDFLLNNDIGALKKEIAEVFNKQFMTTGGVV from the coding sequence ATGGAAAAAATTAATGAAACAATGAGCGTATACCAGATATTAAGCGAATATCCCTTTTTACTGAAAATATTCAAGCAGCATGGTCTGGGAAAATTCGAGACAAAGAATGTTCTCGAGCAACTCGGACCATTACTGAAACTAAAAACTGCTCTTTCAATGGTATCAGTAAACAAGGATTCATTTATTGAATTACTTAATCAGGCTGTGGCAGACAATGAAGCAAAAGGGGATTTTACTCTTGCAGATGCTCCGCAGAGACAGAAAGAGCTCACAATGCTTGCACTTTTGCCATGTGGCATGAAAATGCCCTTTAACCGTGCTCTTAATGAATTCTCAGCCGAGTACAGCAAACAAACAGGCAATGTACTCCATTCACTAGTAGAAGGAAATGTTAATCATGAACTTTCCTATTATGCGTATATGGACTCGGTCACCTCGGTTGAAGAATTACCGGACATAATCATCAGTTCTGACATTAACAGTTTCTACCATAAACCATTCCAGGAAAACTTCCTGAGTCATGAATGTTTTACAGACCTTGGTCCATCTCCAATGAACCTTGATTTTGAAGCAATTGATTTTGCTGACCCACGAGGACAATTTACCATGGTTTCGGGAAATCTGCTTGTTCTTGTTACAATAGATGAACTCATGGGAGATAACCCAAAACCAGAATCATGGGAAGATATCTTGAAAGAGGAATTCAGGAACAAGGTTGCCATGCGTGGCCAGAATGGATTCTTCTGTAACGGTGTATTGCTTCCGTTCTACCAGATGTATGGTACAGAAGGAATTAAAAAACTGGCATCATCAATTTATCTGGGACTGCACCCATCCCAGATGGTGAAGATGGTAGACAGCAAGAAGAATGATGTTCCTCCAATGTATATCATGCCTCATTTCTTTGCCATGAAAATAAAGGACAAGTCCAGGGTCTCAATCACCGTACCAAAGGAAGGTGCGATAGTAAGTCCGGTGCAGATGCTGGTCAAAAAGGAAGCAACTGAAAGGGTAAAGGAAATTACTGATTTCCTGTGTGGAAAGAAATTCGGTGAGATTTCTGCCAGGGCTTTCTTCCCGACTACAAACCCGGAAGTCAAAAATAAAATGGACGATGTAGGTTCACTCTACTGGCTTGGATGGGATTTTCTGCTGAACAATGATATCGGTGCACTCAAAAAAGAGATTGCTGAGGTATTCAACAAACAGTTCATGACAACCGGAGGTGTGGTTTGA
- a CDS encoding GTP-binding protein — protein sequence MRLVTVAGPPSSGKTSIIVRTIEDLRNKSFTVGVVKFDCLSSQDEELYSSYSIPVRTGLSGGLCPDHFFVSNIEEALKWAEDRKFDFLITESAGLCNRCSPHIKDVMAICVIDNLSGVNTPKKIGPMLKLADIVVITKGDIVSQAEREVFAYRVRQVNPGAMIIHINGVTGQGSFYLAKQVEKTSSVDTLQGATLRFTMPGALCSYCLGERKIGDDRQIGVSKLVNFRGDD from the coding sequence TTGAGACTTGTTACTGTAGCAGGTCCTCCATCTTCAGGAAAAACCAGCATAATTGTCAGGACAATTGAAGATCTCAGGAATAAAAGTTTCACAGTTGGCGTTGTAAAATTCGATTGCCTGTCTTCACAGGACGAAGAGCTCTATTCGTCTTACAGCATCCCTGTCAGAACCGGTCTTTCTGGAGGGCTATGTCCTGATCACTTTTTTGTGAGTAATATTGAAGAAGCTCTGAAATGGGCTGAAGACAGGAAGTTTGACTTCCTGATTACAGAAAGTGCAGGTCTTTGCAACCGGTGTTCACCACATATCAAAGATGTCATGGCAATCTGTGTAATTGACAATCTCAGCGGTGTCAATACACCTAAAAAGATTGGACCAATGCTAAAACTTGCAGACATAGTTGTCATCACCAAAGGTGATATTGTATCACAGGCAGAGCGTGAGGTCTTTGCCTATAGAGTTAGACAGGTAAATCCAGGGGCAATGATTATCCACATCAATGGTGTCACGGGACAGGGTAGTTTCTACCTTGCAAAGCAGGTTGAAAAAACCAGTTCAGTTGATACACTACAGGGAGCAACGCTCAGGTTTACCATGCCTGGTGCCTTGTGTTCATATTGTCTTGGTGAGAGAAAAATAGGTGATGACAGGCAGATAGGTGTTTCAAAACTGGTCAATTTCAGAGGAGATGACTAA